A region of the Silene latifolia isolate original U9 population chromosome 9, ASM4854445v1, whole genome shotgun sequence genome:
ATGTTTTGCTTTTTTGGTTCTCAGGTGGTACGAAGCACTACAAAGTTCTCATGGATGAGTTTCATCAAGTCTCAACTGCTTTCCTGGAGCTTGATAGAGGGTAGCGTTCTTAGCTAATGaatcctcttttattattattattatttacctTGAAAGTGCTTCTTTACTGTAGAAATATGTTGTGAGTTTGAAAATGCAACTTAACTGCCGCTGATTTTCTCCTGAAGGATATGTTTGAGCTTTTATTCATAAATTGTTTGGTTTAGCTGAAGTTATCTATGATGTGCATGCATAAACTAGGTGACTAGATGTCGTTTGGCCTGGAAGTAGTTGTTGGTTGCGAATTCAATATTGTGATTATGAGCATCAAACTAACAAACCTTATGGCTATTTTTCCATTGTTCGTTTAAGCTGAGAAACTTGTCGCATCTAAAACATGTTTGGCTTTTTCATGCCCATGTCTATCTAAGCTGAGAAACTTTTTGCATCTGCAGTTATCAGGAGGCAATTGAGGATATCACCAAAAGGATGGGTGCGGGAATGGCAAAATTTATTTGCAAAGAGGTTTGTGATTATGTATTTCTGAAGGCCTTTGTGAGCTAAGCTTGATTGACGATTTTAAGCGAACAAATTACTTTTTATATAGAGGTGTTTTTGAGAATAGACTGTATGCCTGTAATTTCATGTCTAATTTTGTTTTCTCAGTTGAAGAAAGTTGCTACTATGTCATCCATTTATAAAAAAATCTGGATGTGTATATAATTTTGTAGCTAGATAACCAAGATCACATGCACTTCTTGTTTGCATGCGATTAGCCATATTTTAAGTAACTTATTAACAGTGGCTGTGAAAATTGATAACTTTTTGTAAGTATCTATGTGCCATTTCAGGCATACATATATAGCTAAACATTCTCTCACTAATTACAGGTGGAAACAGTGGACGACTACGATGAATATTGCCACTATGTTGCCGGACTTGTTGGCCTAGGATTGTCAAAGCTTTTCCATAACTCTGGAAAGGAGGATATGGCAACAGATGAATTTTCCAATTCTATGGGTTTGTTTCTTCAGGTTTTTACTTCTGGGACATCTGTTCTGTTCCTGACATTGCGATTTGTGAACTTCTTTTCTCAGTGAAGGCATGTGATGCTGCATTGTGTAATGCCTATCCCTATTGTGCAGAAAACAAACATTATTCGAGATTACCTTGAAGATATAAATGAAATTCCTAAATCCCGCATGTTTTGGCCTCGGGAGATTTGGAGTAAATATGTCAACAAACTTGAGGTTAGTTTTTCCTTATAGTTGGTATCGTCTTTGTCTTAGTAGTTGCTCATAATTTAGCTGTTTCTCTTATGTTATAACCATAATAGTAAGTTAGATCAGATGTCTTACCGTCTGAGATATGCTATATAAATATTCCTTGAATGTACAACCTGCAAGTCTACCTTTATGCTAACCTCATGAAAAACCGTATAATGATAAGATAGTATATATAAAACCATTCAAGTAAGGAAGCATTTTAATCCCCTAATCTAGAGGTTTAGTATCAGAAAAACATGTGGTTTTACGTTAACATTGAAGTAAGATGGTTCATACAAGTATATGTTTATGCATCGAACAACCATCCCTGACCTTGAAATGTAAATCAGAGGAAACTTTTCGTGTAAATTTAACCTGGCTTTTGTTGTGATCTGTTGAGCAGGATCTGAAGCATGAAGAGAACTCAGAGAAAGCAGTTCAGTGTTTAAATGACATGGTGACTAATGCGTTGTTGCATGTGGAAGATAGCCTCACATACATGTCTGCTTTGCGAGATCATGCTATATTTCGCTTCTGTGCTATTCCACAAGTATGACATCTGCTATGCTAGGAGTCTTGTATGATAATCTGTTCTCTGCATTTTGTGTCCTACTTGTCTACGTCGCACTATGTTAGTCTGACCTTCAAACCTATGATACCCTTCTGACACACTACACTCAGACATGGGTACGACATTTCGACACTTAGTTTTGAGCCAAAAAAATGAGATTTTTTCATAAACTAGCCGAGTCTGGACTCTGGAGTGAAATAGAGTAGAAATGACGTGATAAATTCTGAGTTCACTTTGCTTTGTCAAATACTAGGAGTATAACCTAACTCTTGTCTATGCTGTTGCTTCTGAATTTTTTTTAACTGATTTTGGCCATTGTcatttgtcaacttcttcctaaGATTCGAAAAATCTGGCAACCTAGTCTTGCATTCTATTGTGATTAAGTTTATTATCCCTCTCTCTTAAGGCACTTAATCCACTTTAGTATGCTTGTTCGATCAGTTTTGGCTTAAATTTCAGCGCCCTCTTCTTTATTTACCATATACAACTCTCACAAAATGTCTTCTTTCTATCTAGATCATGGCCATAGGAACACTGGCTTTGTGCTACGACAACATTCAAGTTTTCAGAGGAGTCGTGAAAATGAGACGCGGTAAGTTATCACTGCTATTTTCCCTTTGTCATTCATGTATTAGTATAAGGCTGTTGTGCTCATAATGTGACAGTAGGCCTACCAACAAAAAGCTTATTTATGTACATGAATGATGGATTATTGGTCTCAGAACTATTTTCCagggaaaaaaattgaaaagggTGGGCCATTGTTAATTACTATGCCTATTTACTTACCGGAGTGTATGATTTCCCAAGACCTGTATTGATCTTGTCGATGTTTTTTAGGTCTCACTGCTATAGTAATTGACCAGACAGATTCAATGGCCGATGTTTATGGCGCCTTCTTCGATTTTGCCTGCATGTTAAAACCAAAGGTAATGTCGTATAGACGTTTTCATGCTATAGCTTATATTAGTCATATTCCGTTTCTATGATCCTCTTTTGACTTCTGTGAATCTTTGAGCCTTAGTTTTACCAAATACTGTATATGGTAAATGTACAAAGGTAAATTTTGTCATAGTAGTTCGTGAATTGGTGTATACTGCATGAAAAATATTGGCCGAAGTTGGCATCGTTTGACCGCTAAACTTTTTGTGGTTTCACTTGCGTAGATTGAGAAGAGCGATCCAAATGCCACAAAAACACTGAGCAGGATTGAGGCAATCCAAAAAGTTTGCAGGGACTCTGGAACTTTGGACAAGAGGTATTTATACAATTTTATTTCTTATCCCATCGTACTGTTTTCAGTAGTAGTTAACCCAACAAATATCGCTTCTGTATTTTCAGAAAATTATACGTAGTGAAAAGCAACTCGTTATTCACCCCAGCATTGGTGAGTATACCTGGAATTTTCTCTTGATTTTTTGTTAGTAGTAATTTTTAATTTTGCTGACTTGTAGTATCATTTATGCAGCTTTTTGTATTTTTCGTTATATTGGCGATCATTCTTCCGCGTATATTTCCCAACCGACGAAACAACTACTAACTTGGGTACGAATCTCACTTGTAAACCCTAAAATTTGAGCTTTGATCATACATTTTCTAACTTTTTTTTGCATACCGGTTTCATAGGTTTGGGTTATCCTCTCAAAGCACCAATGTCTGAATGAACTGGCCTCTAAGACAACAACTAAAGGAAAGGATTCCATACTGTAGTATAAGCGTAAGGTTGCGTACATTCTACCTTAGGTGATTTTGTCGATTTTGAAGCGTTGTTTTCGTGATGTACTGTTGAACTAATTTACTATTGGTGGGCAAGTGATTGAACTTAGTCGGACCGAGCGTTAGGAGGTCTGGCTTATTTGTGTGTATTTTGATGCGAGTGAATACTTTTATTGGGATGTtaatacatttatttatttatttatttattttggtgaCGAGGGAACCCGCAGCCGCTACATTCGGTGTACGTGATAGCttgcaaaccacgtataccaggtaaGCCACCCGAGGGTGACAGACTCGAAATCTATTAGGCATAGACTCAGGCCAAGAAGTACATTTATCTATTTGCGGAGTTTTCTTTTGCATGTTTTATAAGGGATAAATGCAAAAGAAGTGATGGGAAGTACAATCTAATATTTTCTTGCATATTTTTATTTGACAAAAACTTGTTAATTTCCATAATTAAAATTAAGGACTTAGGTCAACGGTGTTGCATACGACTAACTACTGTTCTTCGCTCAAAACATGTTCCAAAATAAAGTACCAAATTCacggaaagttttttttttttggtcataTGGTAATCAACCGTTCAGTTACTTTGCACGCACAAATAGGGTTATATATCCAGTTGTACCGTAAGTATTGTACAACtaaggtataagaatccgagcttatatgtagTCTTTTTGAGCTAATTCAAAAtttatgtttttaatgtgtaaatggatgagctCAATATTTTATAATAAAGgtcatattctttaacataaagtTCAAATACTTTATAACAAAAGCG
Encoded here:
- the LOC141599358 gene encoding squalene synthase-like: MASLGTILKYPDEIYPLLKLKMAIKEAEKQIPQQLHWGFCYSMLHKVSRSFALVIQQLGTELRNAVCVFYLVLRALDTVEDDTSIATEVKVPILKAFHQHIYDRDWHFSCGTKHYKVLMDEFHQVSTAFLELDRGYQEAIEDITKRMGAGMAKFICKEVETVDDYDEYCHYVAGLVGLGLSKLFHNSGKEDMATDEFSNSMGLFLQKTNIIRDYLEDINEIPKSRMFWPREIWSKYVNKLEDLKHEENSEKAVQCLNDMVTNALLHVEDSLTYMSALRDHAIFRFCAIPQIMAIGTLALCYDNIQVFRGVVKMRRGLTAIVIDQTDSMADVYGAFFDFACMLKPKIEKSDPNATKTLSRIEAIQKVCRDSGTLDKRKLYVVKSNSLFTPALLFVFFVILAIILPRIFPNRRNNY